The region TCGCTGCTTGGCCGCGAGCAGCGGCAGGACCGAGGCAAGAGAATAGATCGAGATGCCCTGCCCCGGCGGCAGATAGAGCATTTCGCCCTGCAACTCGAAATGGTCGCCCGGCTTCGCTCCGCAATAGACGGCGCCGCCCTGGGGGATCACAACGTCAACGCGAAGGTCGAAGAGTTCGAAGAAATCATCCGGTTGTTCAGCCATAATGGGCGTCCTTCCGTGGTGGTTCGGCATCGCGGTCGAGCCGGCCGCGGATGAGATCGAAGGACCGGCTGATGTCGTTCGACAGCGAGCGGATCGCGCCCTCGGCGTCGCCGCGTTCCATCGCCTCTATCATCGCCCAATGGTGGTTCGTCGCGGCCAGCCCTCCCTGTTCATCGTGAATGTGGGCGGCCTTCCGGATGATGGCGCCGGACTGGAGCCACAGGCTTTCGACAATGGGGATCAGCACCGGCGAGTGAGCGGCATGATAGATGTGGAAATGGAAGCGCTGGTTCAGCGCGGACGTCACGTGCCCGATGTCCTGCCCATGCTCCTCGAAAGCCCGGTCGCAATCGACGTTGATCTGCCTGAGCTTTGCGAAATCGTCGGTAGTCAGCCTGGGCAAGGCGAGCGCAACCATTTGCCCTTCGATCAGGATTCGGGCACGAGCGAGATCATCGAGCCTTGCGCGCGTGATCAGGGGAACCCGAACCGACCTGTTGGGTAGTGCTTCCAGGGCCTGCTCGGAAACGAGCCGTCCAAGTGCCTCGCGCACGGGCATTGTGCTGGTCTGCAGCCTCTCGGCGAGATCGACGATGCGAAGGACATCTCCCGCGTCGAACATACCGTTGATGAGAGACTGGCGCAGCTGTCCGTAGACCCGGTCGTGGACGGTCTCGCGGCCGACGGGGGAGAGTGCATCCTCGCCGGTCATGCGCTTGGCCCTGGCGTTTGCAGGACGCAGCGGGTCGGTCGCGCAGTGCAAATCGTCCCCATGAACACTCCTCGTGACAAACGCAGTTTCCGGTTGCTTTTCTCTTCGCTCTAAAGTTTGATCAAACATCATTCATCAAATCAAGAGCCTTCCGTCCTTTATGCAGTCGCTTCATTCACACGCTGCCGAGACCATCGATCCGGCGACCGCCGTCCTT is a window of Sinorhizobium sp. BG8 DNA encoding:
- a CDS encoding TIGR04076 family protein — protein: MAEQPDDFFELFDLRVDVVIPQGGAVYCGAKPGDHFELQGEMLYLPPGQGISIYSLASVLPLLAAKQRKTHPNDWMSTDAEVACPDPNCSTRLRITRKGLRRFSHAATTAVPLNDE
- a CDS encoding GntR family transcriptional regulator translates to MTGEDALSPVGRETVHDRVYGQLRQSLINGMFDAGDVLRIVDLAERLQTSTMPVREALGRLVSEQALEALPNRSVRVPLITRARLDDLARARILIEGQMVALALPRLTTDDFAKLRQINVDCDRAFEEHGQDIGHVTSALNQRFHFHIYHAAHSPVLIPIVESLWLQSGAIIRKAAHIHDEQGGLAATNHHWAMIEAMERGDAEGAIRSLSNDISRSFDLIRGRLDRDAEPPRKDAHYG